One window of Pyrus communis chromosome 12, drPyrComm1.1, whole genome shotgun sequence genomic DNA carries:
- the LOC137711127 gene encoding uncharacterized protein, with protein MECSHDHKVSKEEVIAKLKDDGDFDRLRRSIILKLKNNEELRENIASIVKQSAVLNREGAENMKPRQLSDDIYQEVGDQVMSHISDGLWGIIRSSDGMKSEIAETVQSVYNKLTNPNGEAEGEPSTRDVPVQNEVDSNGLVVAAANEIDDKLSDNEPKIPQGFCFSGNYQKNDNDALQLPLPHVKGAIEEWKGSSHQLQDRMDSVDNRLEPGISTDVEHKQACDGSDEDPDVPPGFG; from the exons ATGGAGTGCTCGCACGACCACAAGGTCAGCAAAGAGGAGGTGATCGCCAAGCTCAAGGACGACGGAGACTTCGACAGGCTCCGCCGCAGCATCATCCTCAAGCTAAAAAACAAT GAAGAATTGCGAGAAAATATTGCTTCTATTGTGAAGCAATCCGCCGTGCTTAATCGTGAAGGTGCTGAGAATATGAAACCCAGACAGCTTTCCGATGACATTTATCAGGAGGTTGG GGACCAAGTAATGAGCCACATATCTGATGGGTTGTGGGGTATAATCAGATCAAGTGATGGCATGAAAAGTGAAATAGCAGAAACTGTTCAATCCGTCTACAATAAATTGACTAACCCAAATGGGGAAGCTGAGGGTGAACCCTCCACTCGTGATGTTCCAGTTCAAAACGAAGTTGACAGTAATGGCTTAGTTGTTGCTGCCGCCAATGAAATTGATGATAAGTTGTCTGACAATGAGCCAAAAATACCACAGGGATTTTGTTTTTCTGGCAATTATCAGAAAAATGATAATGATGCGTTACAACTACCTCTACCTCATGTTAAAGGAGCCATTGAAGAATGGAAGGGAAGTTCACACCAGTTACAAGATAGGATGGATTCTGTTGATAACAGATTGGAACCTGGCATTTCTACAGATGTGGAGCACAAGCAGGCATGTGATGGTAGTGATGAGGACCCTGATGTGCCTcctggttttggttga
- the LOC137710742 gene encoding uncharacterized protein isoform X3, with protein sequence MSCDTTKENASVVDSSVTDWKQDIGNSDDPESSSHKVNEGVDPPKSEEVEHSRDQVGNSTSQKKSTVHDTRYFIIKSLNHQNIQLSIEKGIWATQVMNEPILEEAFHNSGKVILIFSVNMSGAFQGYAQMMSSVGWRRDNVWSQGSSRSNPWGRSFKVEWLRLNDLPFQKTLHLKNPLNEYKPVKISRDCQELSPDVGEALCELLDGTDDVHGLPNGIPMDDFPSKRPCIEPPCSLGEEEYNVGPMHLLWSQTPMMYPSFLYQQQAEANRYHLANQRSTESRLDSALLTEDDFLEMSYEEYLEAQSRSSKEVCLPGSRSEESSRSRMQEHDSNSSYGSDRSCSRKRPHHSSHGQSQY encoded by the exons ATGTCGTGTGATACTACGAAGGAAAATGCATCTGTAGTCGATTCATCTGTTACTGACTGGAAACAAGACATAGGCAATTCAGATGATCCAG AGAGTTCAAGTCACAAAGTTAATGAGGGGGTTGATCCACCTAAATCAGAAGAAGTAGAGCATTCTCGTGATCAGGTCGGGAATTCCACCTCACAAAAAAAGAGTACAGTGCATGATACTAGATATTTCATCATTAAGAGTTTGAATCATCAAAATATCCAACTATCAATTGAGAAAGGAATTTGGGCTACTCAAGTCATGAATGAACCAATTTTGGAAGAAGCCTTTCAT AACTCTGGTAAAGTAATTTTAATATTCAGTGTCAACATGAGTGGTGCCTTCCAAGGGTATGCTCAAATGATGTCTTCTGTTGGATGGAGACGAGACAATGTATGGAGTCAAGGAAGTAGTAGAAGTAATCCATGGGGCCGCAGTTTTAAGGTCGAATGGCTGCGGCTAAATGATCTTCCTTTCCAAAAGACTCTTCATCTCAAGAATCCATTGAATGAGTACAAACCCGTTAAAATTAGCAGAGACTGCcag GAGTTGTCTCCAGATGTTGGAGAAGCTCTTTGTGAGCTTCTTGATGGGACAGATGATGTGCACGGCTTACCGAACGG TATTCCCATGGATGATTTTCCTTCAAAAAGGCCTTGTATAGAGCCTCCATGTTCATTAGGGGAGGAAGAGTATAATGTGGGTCCCATGCATCTATTGTGGTCCCAGACACCCATGATGTATCCTTCGTTTCTTTACCAGCAGCAGGCTGAAGCAAATAGATATCATTTAGCAAATCAGAGATCTACTG AAAGTCGTCTAGATAGCGCTCTTCTGACTGAAGATGATTTTTTGGAAATG TCTTATGAAGAATACCTGGAGGCCCAAAGCAGAAGCAGCAAGGAAGTATGTCTGCCT GGTTCTAGATCAGAGGAATCATCAAGAAGTAGAATGCAGGAACATGATTC AAACTCAAGCTATGGAAGCGACCGCAGCTGCTCAAGGAAAAGGCCTCATCATTCATCCCACGGGCAATCACAATACTGA
- the LOC137710742 gene encoding uncharacterized protein isoform X2 — protein sequence MSCDTTKENASVVDSSVTDWKQDIGNSDDPGLPSCGVVMEVSNAVNPSKSSSHKVNEGVDPPKSEEVEHSRDQVGNSTSQKKSTVHDTRYFIIKSLNHQNIQLSIEKGIWATQVMNEPILEEAFHNSGKVILIFSVNMSGAFQGYAQMMSSVGWRRDNVWSQGSSRSNPWGRSFKVEWLRLNDLPFQKTLHLKNPLNEYKPVKISRDCQELSPDVGEALCELLDGTDDVHGLPNGIPMDDFPSKRPCIEPPCSLGEEEYNVGPMHLLWSQTPMMYPSFLYQQQAEANRYHLANQRSTESRLDSALLTEDDFLEMSYEEYLEAQSRSSKEGSRSEESSRSRMQEHDSNSSYGSDRSCSRKRPHHSSHGQSQY from the exons ATGTCGTGTGATACTACGAAGGAAAATGCATCTGTAGTCGATTCATCTGTTACTGACTGGAAACAAGACATAGGCAATTCAGATGATCCAG GGTTGCCAAGTTGTGGGGTGGTAATGGAAGTGTCTAATGCTGTTAACCCAAGTA AGAGTTCAAGTCACAAAGTTAATGAGGGGGTTGATCCACCTAAATCAGAAGAAGTAGAGCATTCTCGTGATCAGGTCGGGAATTCCACCTCACAAAAAAAGAGTACAGTGCATGATACTAGATATTTCATCATTAAGAGTTTGAATCATCAAAATATCCAACTATCAATTGAGAAAGGAATTTGGGCTACTCAAGTCATGAATGAACCAATTTTGGAAGAAGCCTTTCAT AACTCTGGTAAAGTAATTTTAATATTCAGTGTCAACATGAGTGGTGCCTTCCAAGGGTATGCTCAAATGATGTCTTCTGTTGGATGGAGACGAGACAATGTATGGAGTCAAGGAAGTAGTAGAAGTAATCCATGGGGCCGCAGTTTTAAGGTCGAATGGCTGCGGCTAAATGATCTTCCTTTCCAAAAGACTCTTCATCTCAAGAATCCATTGAATGAGTACAAACCCGTTAAAATTAGCAGAGACTGCcag GAGTTGTCTCCAGATGTTGGAGAAGCTCTTTGTGAGCTTCTTGATGGGACAGATGATGTGCACGGCTTACCGAACGG TATTCCCATGGATGATTTTCCTTCAAAAAGGCCTTGTATAGAGCCTCCATGTTCATTAGGGGAGGAAGAGTATAATGTGGGTCCCATGCATCTATTGTGGTCCCAGACACCCATGATGTATCCTTCGTTTCTTTACCAGCAGCAGGCTGAAGCAAATAGATATCATTTAGCAAATCAGAGATCTACTG AAAGTCGTCTAGATAGCGCTCTTCTGACTGAAGATGATTTTTTGGAAATG TCTTATGAAGAATACCTGGAGGCCCAAAGCAGAAGCAGCAAGGAA GGTTCTAGATCAGAGGAATCATCAAGAAGTAGAATGCAGGAACATGATTC AAACTCAAGCTATGGAAGCGACCGCAGCTGCTCAAGGAAAAGGCCTCATCATTCATCCCACGGGCAATCACAATACTGA
- the LOC137710742 gene encoding uncharacterized protein isoform X1 — protein sequence MSCDTTKENASVVDSSVTDWKQDIGNSDDPGLPSCGVVMEVSNAVNPSKSSSHKVNEGVDPPKSEEVEHSRDQVGNSTSQKKSTVHDTRYFIIKSLNHQNIQLSIEKGIWATQVMNEPILEEAFHNSGKVILIFSVNMSGAFQGYAQMMSSVGWRRDNVWSQGSSRSNPWGRSFKVEWLRLNDLPFQKTLHLKNPLNEYKPVKISRDCQELSPDVGEALCELLDGTDDVHGLPNGIPMDDFPSKRPCIEPPCSLGEEEYNVGPMHLLWSQTPMMYPSFLYQQQAEANRYHLANQRSTESRLDSALLTEDDFLEMSYEEYLEAQSRSSKEVCLPGSRSEESSRSRMQEHDSNSSYGSDRSCSRKRPHHSSHGQSQY from the exons ATGTCGTGTGATACTACGAAGGAAAATGCATCTGTAGTCGATTCATCTGTTACTGACTGGAAACAAGACATAGGCAATTCAGATGATCCAG GGTTGCCAAGTTGTGGGGTGGTAATGGAAGTGTCTAATGCTGTTAACCCAAGTA AGAGTTCAAGTCACAAAGTTAATGAGGGGGTTGATCCACCTAAATCAGAAGAAGTAGAGCATTCTCGTGATCAGGTCGGGAATTCCACCTCACAAAAAAAGAGTACAGTGCATGATACTAGATATTTCATCATTAAGAGTTTGAATCATCAAAATATCCAACTATCAATTGAGAAAGGAATTTGGGCTACTCAAGTCATGAATGAACCAATTTTGGAAGAAGCCTTTCAT AACTCTGGTAAAGTAATTTTAATATTCAGTGTCAACATGAGTGGTGCCTTCCAAGGGTATGCTCAAATGATGTCTTCTGTTGGATGGAGACGAGACAATGTATGGAGTCAAGGAAGTAGTAGAAGTAATCCATGGGGCCGCAGTTTTAAGGTCGAATGGCTGCGGCTAAATGATCTTCCTTTCCAAAAGACTCTTCATCTCAAGAATCCATTGAATGAGTACAAACCCGTTAAAATTAGCAGAGACTGCcag GAGTTGTCTCCAGATGTTGGAGAAGCTCTTTGTGAGCTTCTTGATGGGACAGATGATGTGCACGGCTTACCGAACGG TATTCCCATGGATGATTTTCCTTCAAAAAGGCCTTGTATAGAGCCTCCATGTTCATTAGGGGAGGAAGAGTATAATGTGGGTCCCATGCATCTATTGTGGTCCCAGACACCCATGATGTATCCTTCGTTTCTTTACCAGCAGCAGGCTGAAGCAAATAGATATCATTTAGCAAATCAGAGATCTACTG AAAGTCGTCTAGATAGCGCTCTTCTGACTGAAGATGATTTTTTGGAAATG TCTTATGAAGAATACCTGGAGGCCCAAAGCAGAAGCAGCAAGGAAGTATGTCTGCCT GGTTCTAGATCAGAGGAATCATCAAGAAGTAGAATGCAGGAACATGATTC AAACTCAAGCTATGGAAGCGACCGCAGCTGCTCAAGGAAAAGGCCTCATCATTCATCCCACGGGCAATCACAATACTGA